The Candidatus Koribacter versatilis Ellin345 genome has a segment encoding these proteins:
- the dapA gene encoding 4-hydroxy-tetrahydrodipicolinate synthase, whose product MKLRGCGTALVTPFKQDGSVDFAAQRALVEWQIESGIDFLVPCGTTGETPTLSHDEWLKVIAQTVEVNHGRVPIVAGATSNNTAEAVEKAKEVAAIKGVDAILTASPYYNKPTQEGQYLHFKAIAEAVDKPLVLYNVPGRTAANIETATLLRLAKIPNIIAVKEASGSLPQIMDVCAQKPEDFTVLSGDDALTLPILAVGGVGLVSVASNQIPKELSEMVRAALNNDWATARKLHNHFLALMNANFLESNPGPVKAVLAMMGRIEENYRLPMVPMRPENRAKLEKIAAEAGVLKNATVAQ is encoded by the coding sequence ATGAAACTGCGTGGCTGCGGCACGGCACTGGTTACGCCCTTTAAGCAAGACGGCAGCGTGGACTTCGCTGCGCAGCGCGCGCTCGTGGAGTGGCAGATCGAGTCTGGCATTGATTTCCTCGTGCCCTGCGGCACCACCGGCGAAACTCCCACGCTTTCTCATGATGAGTGGCTGAAAGTGATCGCACAGACGGTTGAAGTGAACCACGGCCGCGTGCCCATCGTTGCTGGCGCCACCTCGAACAACACCGCGGAAGCCGTAGAAAAAGCCAAGGAAGTCGCCGCGATCAAAGGCGTGGATGCCATTCTTACCGCGTCGCCCTATTACAACAAGCCGACGCAAGAAGGCCAGTACCTGCACTTCAAGGCGATTGCTGAGGCCGTGGACAAGCCGCTCGTGCTCTACAACGTTCCGGGCCGCACGGCGGCAAACATTGAGACTGCGACGTTGCTGCGACTCGCCAAGATTCCCAACATCATCGCAGTCAAGGAAGCGAGTGGAAGCCTGCCGCAGATCATGGACGTCTGCGCGCAAAAACCCGAGGACTTTACCGTGCTCTCAGGTGATGACGCTCTCACGCTGCCGATTCTCGCGGTGGGAGGCGTTGGCCTGGTGTCGGTGGCATCGAACCAGATCCCGAAAGAGCTCTCGGAAATGGTGCGGGCTGCGCTGAACAACGACTGGGCCACCGCGCGCAAATTACACAATCATTTCCTTGCACTGATGAACGCTAATTTCCTCGAGTCGAATCCGGGCCCGGTGAAGGCAGTGCTCGCGATGATGGGGCGGATCGAGGAAAATTATCGGCTCCCGATGGTTCCCATGCGTCCCGAGAACCGTGCGAAGTTGGAGAAGATCGCCGCGGAAGCCGGCGTTCTGAAGAACGCAACCGTCGCCCAATGA
- a CDS encoding O-antigen ligase family protein: protein MPLAASALRGRSDWLIHGIAISGYIVAAVAIANRFGFDVFTPFGLHPSYSGGRMQISSMLGNPNFVASYLATSAPALLYLALRPSIKAWVWRLGLAGSFASIWWTQSRIGLLCFFVALALPLLARSRKQRWIAIGAVLVLFAASASLVNRTNPRSLTTASTGRTFLWRVSLADGVHLLGDGPGTFYYTYPERMGRWFAAHPDGSLLPFADMQEHAHNDFLEFLVSTGVLGAAALLATLGIGVGSLLQRVTSDPRAPFALAGIVALLLGACFDFPLQRAETWALLWLWFAFAFLDLNRRVIRFRERATVLAPASALGIVLLVVVMRPAIASYHVHEGLAWEAQSSDQRAVEEYAAALRWDRTNADAEFYLARALANSGRTQDALEQARIAQYWLDEPDLWELRARILVQMGHKQAALAELDDGLRRFPYSSLLASARSEISAEPEK, encoded by the coding sequence ATGCCGCTGGCTGCATCGGCCCTGCGCGGCCGCTCCGATTGGTTGATCCATGGCATTGCGATTTCCGGCTACATCGTCGCAGCAGTCGCAATTGCGAACCGCTTCGGTTTCGACGTCTTCACCCCCTTCGGGTTACACCCGAGCTACTCCGGCGGACGTATGCAGATTTCGTCTATGCTCGGCAATCCGAACTTCGTCGCCAGCTATCTCGCGACGAGCGCGCCAGCTCTGCTGTATCTCGCGCTGCGCCCGAGCATCAAAGCTTGGGTTTGGCGCCTGGGATTGGCTGGATCATTCGCCTCCATCTGGTGGACGCAATCGCGTATTGGCTTGCTCTGCTTCTTCGTTGCACTGGCGCTGCCGCTCCTCGCACGATCGCGCAAGCAACGATGGATCGCAATCGGCGCCGTCCTGGTGCTCTTCGCTGCCTCAGCCTCGCTCGTGAACCGCACCAACCCTCGCTCACTGACGACTGCGTCCACAGGCCGTACTTTCTTGTGGCGAGTTTCTCTCGCGGACGGCGTCCACTTGCTCGGCGACGGTCCTGGCACGTTCTACTACACCTATCCCGAACGCATGGGGCGCTGGTTCGCCGCTCATCCCGATGGGAGCCTTCTTCCCTTCGCCGATATGCAGGAGCATGCACACAACGATTTTCTTGAATTTCTGGTCTCCACCGGCGTGCTTGGAGCCGCGGCGTTATTGGCAACGCTCGGCATTGGCGTCGGCAGCCTGCTGCAACGCGTTACTTCTGATCCGAGAGCACCCTTTGCCTTGGCAGGTATCGTGGCGCTCCTCCTCGGCGCCTGTTTCGACTTCCCGCTCCAGCGCGCAGAGACCTGGGCTCTGCTGTGGTTATGGTTCGCCTTCGCCTTTCTCGACTTAAACCGTCGGGTAATTCGGTTTCGAGAACGTGCAACTGTGCTCGCGCCAGCCTCTGCTCTCGGAATCGTCCTGCTTGTCGTCGTCATGAGGCCAGCGATCGCCAGCTACCACGTGCATGAAGGTCTCGCGTGGGAGGCGCAATCCAGCGACCAGCGAGCTGTTGAGGAATACGCCGCTGCTCTACGCTGGGACCGCACCAACGCCGACGCCGAGTTCTACCTGGCGCGTGCGCTGGCGAATTCAGGACGCACGCAAGACGCGCTGGAACAAGCCCGCATCGCGCAATACTGGCTCGACGAGCCCGATCTCTGGGAACTGAGGGCTCGCATCCTCGTCCAAATGGGACACAAGCAGGCGGCCTTGGCGGAATTGGACGACGGCCTGCGCCGTTTCCCCTATTCCAGCCTCCTCGCATCGGCACGTTCCGAAATCTCCGCCGAACCCGAAAAGTGA
- a CDS encoding flagellar export protein FliJ: MKRHLALVAVFSVAQFAFAQLPNVKVPGTNQRVTSQRQSSGTPSLTGVTGTCKNGATRDIVLKVANVDPSMLNNVKVEAHPPFIVSSTKIENGEIHVTVNSSSAVPAGMPAEYAASNPGPNRCDFTVKFYKNMGDQYPAQELGASTKADPSDAYLAAQEKQKEQIAAQQKQIDAAQAQMKKAQPQLQAHQHASVGDKWTVRWASGSSEVWTFSGFDPNMATMALFKGPSGDVKIMFAGMFYQVMMGECAAMAQPDGDGKVSGKTMGGNCAKSGAFTATIE; the protein is encoded by the coding sequence TTGAAACGTCATCTCGCGCTCGTGGCTGTCTTCAGCGTCGCTCAGTTCGCGTTCGCGCAGCTTCCCAACGTCAAGGTTCCCGGCACCAACCAACGTGTCACCTCGCAGCGTCAATCTTCGGGTACGCCGTCGCTTACCGGCGTCACCGGAACCTGCAAGAACGGCGCCACCCGCGACATCGTGCTCAAGGTCGCCAACGTCGATCCCAGCATGCTCAATAACGTGAAGGTCGAAGCGCATCCGCCTTTCATTGTTTCCTCGACCAAGATCGAGAACGGCGAAATCCATGTCACCGTGAACTCGTCAAGTGCAGTGCCCGCCGGGATGCCGGCCGAATATGCGGCTTCTAACCCAGGTCCCAATCGCTGCGACTTTACCGTGAAGTTCTACAAGAACATGGGAGACCAGTACCCAGCGCAGGAACTCGGAGCCAGCACCAAGGCCGATCCTTCCGATGCCTACCTCGCAGCCCAGGAGAAGCAGAAGGAGCAGATAGCGGCGCAGCAGAAACAGATTGACGCCGCACAGGCGCAAATGAAGAAAGCTCAACCTCAGTTACAGGCGCACCAGCATGCTTCCGTCGGTGATAAATGGACAGTACGCTGGGCTTCGGGTAGCAGCGAAGTATGGACCTTCTCCGGCTTCGATCCGAACATGGCGACGATGGCCTTATTCAAAGGCCCGAGTGGCGATGTGAAGATCATGTTCGCCGGGATGTTCTACCAGGTCATGATGGGCGAGTGTGCCGCGATGGCGCAGCCCGACGGCGACGGCAAAGTCAGCGGAAAAACCATGGGCGGCAACTGCGCCAAGAGTGGCGCCTTTACCGCGACGATCGAATAG
- a CDS encoding RNA polymerase sigma factor: MASTLQNVAISDLSFIPAFTATTSIERCKSIYEENRHRIYAFAFWMTNSELEAEHLLEATFVRAFAENSTPTSAQIDDALIAILRWECSIGPLTLKSGEVKQILNVRENTKRVHLELAVVQLPATEKLIFLMHDVEGYEHARVARALGISADESKRGLHEARLRIRELVAEMVW, from the coding sequence ATGGCGAGCACACTTCAGAACGTGGCAATCTCCGACCTGAGCTTTATCCCGGCCTTCACCGCGACGACTTCGATCGAACGCTGCAAGAGCATTTACGAAGAGAACCGGCATCGGATTTATGCCTTCGCGTTCTGGATGACCAACAGCGAACTCGAAGCCGAGCACCTGCTCGAGGCGACTTTCGTTCGCGCCTTCGCAGAAAATTCCACGCCGACCTCGGCACAAATTGACGACGCTCTGATCGCGATCCTGCGTTGGGAGTGCAGCATCGGCCCCCTCACCCTGAAGAGCGGGGAAGTGAAACAAATCCTGAACGTTCGCGAGAACACCAAGCGCGTTCACCTGGAACTGGCCGTGGTGCAGTTGCCGGCCACTGAGAAACTGATTTTCCTGATGCACGACGTGGAAGGCTACGAGCACGCGCGCGTCGCCCGGGCACTCGGCATCAGCGCCGACGAATCGAAACGCGGCTTGCACGAAGCACGCCTGCGGATCCGCGAACTAGTTGCGGAAATGGTCTGGTAA
- a CDS encoding PAS domain S-box protein, whose protein sequence is MMSPATSGGFWQQVLDQLLYADVLTKGPDVLVLLAATVLVYRTFREKYLFPWVLGWAAYLAYRLLSALPAIRMVPEIILLSQLCYVAAVTGFSLAVLQYVRKKSAEIWILGLALVAICAVAMRAIWGDSRVLLVAVIVTTAAICWIAALQLVLFASGRRQFGAWLMVPMLCVLHLDANPGRPHGYSGLDVAIELLLGLSMLIIVLDHSRERTERLSLINGITNMVARTHESGTLVVSALEQLKKHTGASCAWYRYMLQDKLLIQQQIGLTERYVSSRRVLKLDESHAGAFIHAGAPGTFLPSESDTETASLFGEMHVAQVVVVPVKGKNTVTGTINLGLPRKRVFLPEELAFLSSIADQLGIGLENQHMFEQVVRSQRQWVSTFDSIDDIILVHDDAGRIMRTNRALLQRLGKKINEVIHEPLGSVLPNVPPKIHCPYCNEQDEGYMEGPDPCFGGYSLVSTSSYSEGGTAGLGTIHIVKDTTERRAAEERYRLLFEEVGEGVYITTGDGRILEMNDAFVRMLGYDDRRELLNAELGKKVYQKPEDRQRIIAEIQAKNLVRNFETNLVRKDGSTLTVLENGFGTRDASGKVVRYQGFVVDITEQKRIENEIKRRNRELNALNTIAVIAAQSFDLDEILNVTLRQVSDLFGAEMGSVWIANPETMTLHVRAWVGSTSLGAKVPEMQMSQELLDVLIANRPEFLTMEHLGLLPPVAREHLNELGIQTWVWVLLWVSGRPLGVIGLSSRTVREYTAMDRNLMVAIARQLATTIDKVRLYEETTRAYEDLRRTQEQLLQSEKMSAVGQLISGVAHELNNPLTAIVGYAQLLEQEPLSARSLDFVQKLYKQTQRTRRVVQNLLSFARQRKPLKQDVDLRRVIDETLALRDYDLKLNNIRVERDFSEAFPHVIADSHQLEQVFLNIINNAVDAMLEGGRGGALRVSAGIDFEHDAALVEFRDSGPGIKEPKRIFDPFYTTKVVGKGTGLGLSICYGIVKEHGGDITAFNHAEGGAIFQVRLPLTAKAREPQVQAPIISSDALRGKVLAVDDEEAVLELERELITGAGADVTCASDGAEAIRLLGAESFDAIVIDSKMPGEYDSPDVYRWVLVNHPELAARFVFTVSHATEPTVRGFLEEHSITHIEKPFQVSELIGILRRILASRKAETVRGAS, encoded by the coding sequence ATGATGTCGCCAGCCACTTCAGGCGGTTTTTGGCAACAGGTCCTCGACCAATTGCTATACGCCGATGTGTTGACCAAAGGACCAGATGTCCTGGTCCTGCTTGCGGCGACTGTTCTGGTCTACCGGACATTCCGGGAGAAGTACCTTTTTCCCTGGGTTTTGGGGTGGGCCGCCTACCTTGCTTACCGGCTCCTAAGCGCTCTGCCGGCCATCCGTATGGTGCCGGAGATTATCTTGCTGTCGCAGCTCTGTTACGTGGCTGCGGTTACAGGATTTTCGCTCGCGGTACTGCAGTACGTTCGCAAGAAATCCGCAGAGATATGGATTCTGGGTCTTGCGCTGGTTGCGATCTGCGCGGTGGCGATGCGCGCCATCTGGGGCGACAGTCGCGTGCTTCTCGTGGCGGTGATCGTTACCACGGCAGCGATTTGCTGGATCGCGGCGCTCCAACTCGTTCTGTTCGCCAGCGGGCGACGCCAATTCGGTGCCTGGCTCATGGTACCGATGCTCTGCGTGCTTCACCTCGACGCAAATCCGGGACGCCCGCACGGTTACTCCGGACTCGACGTCGCGATTGAGCTTTTGCTCGGGTTAAGCATGTTGATCATCGTGCTCGACCATTCGCGCGAGCGCACCGAACGGCTCAGCCTGATCAACGGCATCACCAACATGGTGGCACGAACCCACGAGTCCGGAACCTTGGTGGTCAGCGCGCTGGAGCAATTGAAGAAGCATACCGGTGCCTCGTGCGCGTGGTATCGCTACATGTTGCAAGACAAGCTGCTGATCCAGCAACAGATTGGGCTCACGGAGCGTTACGTATCCAGCCGACGCGTGCTGAAACTGGATGAGAGCCACGCGGGAGCATTCATCCATGCTGGTGCGCCCGGAACCTTTCTGCCCTCCGAGAGCGATACCGAAACGGCGAGCTTGTTCGGCGAAATGCACGTTGCCCAGGTTGTGGTGGTTCCCGTCAAGGGCAAGAACACCGTGACCGGTACGATCAATCTCGGTTTGCCGCGGAAGCGGGTGTTCTTGCCGGAAGAACTGGCGTTCCTGTCGTCCATCGCAGATCAGCTTGGCATCGGACTGGAAAACCAGCACATGTTCGAGCAGGTGGTTCGTTCGCAGCGCCAATGGGTAAGCACGTTCGATTCGATCGACGACATCATCCTGGTGCACGACGATGCAGGGCGCATTATGCGAACCAACCGCGCGCTGCTGCAAAGGCTCGGCAAAAAAATTAACGAAGTGATCCACGAACCTCTCGGGTCTGTCCTACCCAATGTCCCTCCCAAGATCCATTGCCCTTATTGCAATGAACAAGATGAGGGGTACATGGAGGGTCCAGATCCATGTTTCGGTGGCTACTCGTTGGTGTCGACGTCGTCCTACTCGGAAGGGGGAACGGCGGGGCTGGGCACGATCCATATCGTGAAAGACACAACCGAGCGTCGCGCGGCGGAGGAGCGATATCGTCTGCTGTTCGAAGAAGTTGGCGAAGGCGTCTACATCACCACCGGAGATGGCCGGATCTTGGAGATGAACGACGCATTCGTTCGCATGCTCGGGTATGACGATCGCCGCGAACTCCTGAACGCCGAACTTGGAAAGAAGGTCTACCAGAAGCCAGAGGATCGGCAACGAATCATCGCCGAAATTCAGGCCAAGAACCTTGTACGCAACTTCGAAACCAACCTGGTGCGGAAGGACGGATCGACGCTCACCGTACTGGAGAACGGTTTCGGTACGCGCGACGCATCGGGCAAAGTTGTTCGTTACCAGGGCTTCGTCGTCGACATTACCGAACAGAAGCGGATCGAGAATGAGATCAAGCGCCGCAATCGAGAGCTCAACGCTCTCAACACGATTGCCGTAATTGCCGCGCAGTCCTTCGATCTCGATGAGATTCTTAACGTCACGTTGCGGCAGGTTTCGGATTTGTTTGGCGCCGAGATGGGTTCGGTATGGATCGCGAACCCTGAGACGATGACGCTGCACGTAAGAGCTTGGGTCGGCTCCACAAGCCTCGGCGCGAAAGTTCCGGAAATGCAGATGTCGCAGGAACTGCTGGACGTGCTGATTGCGAATCGGCCGGAGTTCCTGACCATGGAGCACCTTGGCCTTCTCCCGCCAGTGGCCCGCGAACACCTGAATGAACTGGGTATCCAGACGTGGGTGTGGGTATTGCTTTGGGTTTCGGGACGTCCGCTCGGAGTGATCGGGTTAAGCAGTCGAACCGTGCGCGAGTACACCGCGATGGATCGCAACCTGATGGTCGCCATTGCCCGGCAGCTTGCCACTACCATCGACAAGGTCAGGCTCTACGAAGAGACAACGCGGGCATACGAGGACTTGCGCCGCACGCAAGAACAGTTGCTCCAGAGCGAAAAGATGTCGGCCGTGGGCCAACTGATTTCCGGTGTCGCGCACGAGCTGAACAATCCGCTCACGGCGATCGTTGGCTACGCACAGTTGCTCGAGCAGGAGCCACTATCGGCGCGCTCTCTCGACTTCGTACAAAAGCTCTACAAACAAACGCAGCGCACTCGCCGCGTGGTTCAGAATTTGCTCTCGTTTGCTCGCCAGCGAAAGCCGCTTAAGCAGGATGTTGACCTGCGACGAGTGATCGACGAGACGCTTGCACTGCGCGACTACGATCTGAAGCTCAATAACATTCGTGTAGAACGGGATTTTTCGGAAGCGTTCCCGCACGTCATCGCCGATTCTCATCAACTGGAGCAGGTCTTCCTCAACATCATCAACAATGCCGTGGATGCCATGCTTGAAGGCGGCAGGGGAGGGGCGCTGCGAGTGTCGGCCGGAATTGACTTCGAACATGACGCCGCCTTGGTCGAATTTCGCGACAGCGGTCCGGGCATCAAGGAGCCGAAGCGCATTTTCGATCCCTTCTACACGACGAAAGTTGTGGGCAAGGGAACCGGCCTTGGGTTGAGCATTTGTTACGGCATCGTCAAGGAACACGGCGGGGACATCACCGCATTCAACCACGCCGAAGGCGGAGCAATCTTCCAGGTACGGCTTCCGTTGACAGCTAAGGCACGCGAGCCGCAGGTTCAGGCCCCGATCATCTCGAGCGACGCGCTCCGCGGCAAGGTGCTCGCTGTGGACGATGAAGAGGCGGTCCTTGAACTCGAGAGAGAACTCATCACCGGCGCCGGTGCCGACGTGACCTGCGCGTCAGACGGTGCCGAAGCAATCCGCCTTCTCGGCGCAGAGAGCTTTGATGCGATCGTGATTGACAGCAAAATGCCGGGAGAATACGACAGCCCCGATGTTTACCGCTGGGTATTGGTAAATCATCCTGAGCTCGCGGCAAGGTTCGTCTTTACTGTCTCGCACGCCACCGAACCCACGGTTCGCGGGTTTCTCGAAGAGCACTCTATTACACACATCGAGAAACCTTTCCAAGTCTCTGAATTAATTGGAATTCTTCGACGAATTCTGGCGTCTCGGAAAGCCGAGACGGTGCGCGGCGCATCCTAA
- a CDS encoding HD domain-containing phosphohydrolase: MPTDRILVVDDEEPIREIVSSMLSNAGYKTQQAGSGLQALAVLESGEEFELMLSDLMMAELDGIGLLEKTKERYPDMPVVMVTAVHDISVALAAIRNGAYDYLLKPFEREQLLAMVRRALENRRLKLENRAYQTNLESLVSARTEQLRQAMADLERSYDITLEALGDALDLKDAETEGHSKRVTAFTIAIARAMGLETEKIRVIARGAFLHDIGKMAIPDAILRKPGPLTPEEVAIMREHCYRGYHMLRKIPFLYEAAEIVYAHQEFYDGTGYPRGLKGEQIPLGSRIFAVADTLDAITSDRPYRAAQSIQAAREEIAQWSARQFDPKVVDTFLQMPDTIWRDLRREIDQQVYRFAYAQKNTKVGNA; this comes from the coding sequence ATGCCCACCGACCGTATTCTTGTCGTCGACGACGAAGAACCAATCCGGGAAATTGTCTCGTCCATGCTCAGCAATGCCGGCTATAAGACCCAGCAAGCGGGTTCCGGATTGCAGGCCCTCGCCGTGCTCGAATCGGGGGAAGAGTTCGAACTGATGCTTTCCGACCTAATGATGGCTGAATTGGACGGAATCGGGCTGCTGGAGAAGACCAAGGAACGTTACCCGGATATGCCGGTCGTCATGGTCACGGCCGTCCACGACATCTCGGTGGCGTTGGCCGCCATCCGTAACGGCGCTTACGACTACCTGCTCAAGCCCTTCGAACGTGAGCAACTACTCGCCATGGTGCGTCGCGCCCTGGAGAACCGGCGCCTGAAGCTCGAGAATCGCGCCTACCAAACGAATCTGGAATCCTTGGTTTCCGCCCGCACTGAGCAGTTACGTCAGGCCATGGCCGACCTGGAGCGCTCCTACGACATCACCCTGGAAGCCCTCGGCGACGCATTGGATTTGAAGGATGCCGAGACGGAAGGCCACTCCAAGCGCGTGACGGCGTTCACCATCGCGATCGCCCGCGCCATGGGCCTCGAAACCGAGAAGATCCGCGTGATCGCCCGCGGCGCCTTCCTCCACGACATTGGCAAGATGGCGATTCCCGACGCCATTCTTCGCAAACCTGGCCCACTAACGCCGGAAGAAGTCGCGATCATGCGCGAGCACTGTTACCGCGGCTACCACATGCTGCGCAAGATTCCCTTCCTCTACGAAGCGGCGGAAATCGTCTATGCGCACCAGGAGTTTTATGACGGCACCGGCTATCCACGGGGATTGAAGGGCGAGCAGATTCCGCTCGGGTCACGCATTTTCGCGGTCGCCGATACGCTTGATGCAATCACCAGCGATCGTCCATACCGCGCCGCGCAGTCGATCCAAGCCGCACGCGAAGAGATCGCACAATGGTCGGCGCGCCAATTCGACCCGAAAGTGGTGGATACGTTCCTGCAGATGCCGGATACGATCTGGCGCGACCTGCGTCGTGAAATCGACCAGCAGGTCTATCGGTTCGCCTACGCGCAGAAGAACACTAAGGTCGGCAACGCCTAA
- a CDS encoding trans-sulfuration enzyme family protein gives MAKKDSGFSTKCVHVGQEPEQLTGSVGVPIYATSTYAQDELGKPRLGYEYSRVSNPTRDRLEKNLAALEGGVDSKVFASGMAAVSAMCSLLKKGDHVVCSSNVYGGVPRLFNQVLVNYGLEFTYVDTSDLKATEKAIRRSTKYVYIETPTNPLMVLSDIEAISQIAHKKGTEVVVDNTFMSPYFQKPIALGADMVLHSTTKFLNGHSDGLGGVLVCTTKEQSEKLAFIQKSVGAIMSPFESWLILRGVKTLAVRMKQHDESGRVVADFLAKQKKIKKVFYPGLPDHPQHELAKQQMTGFGALITFETGSLNNAKKLLKRVKVCTLGESLGGVETLISHPATMTHAALGEKGRAAIGLTDGMVRISVGIEDVEDLITDLEQAISVL, from the coding sequence ATGGCCAAGAAAGATTCTGGGTTTTCGACGAAGTGTGTTCACGTTGGGCAAGAACCGGAGCAACTGACTGGTTCCGTCGGTGTTCCGATTTACGCGACCTCCACATACGCCCAGGACGAACTTGGCAAGCCGCGTCTCGGCTATGAGTACTCGCGGGTGTCGAATCCAACGCGTGATCGGTTGGAGAAAAACCTCGCTGCGCTTGAGGGCGGCGTAGATTCCAAGGTCTTTGCCAGCGGGATGGCGGCAGTGAGCGCGATGTGCTCGCTGTTGAAGAAGGGCGACCATGTTGTTTGTTCGTCGAACGTATATGGTGGCGTGCCGCGGTTGTTCAACCAGGTGCTGGTGAATTACGGGCTGGAGTTTACGTACGTCGATACGTCGGACCTGAAGGCGACCGAGAAGGCGATCCGCAGGAGCACGAAGTACGTTTACATCGAGACGCCGACGAACCCTCTGATGGTGCTGAGCGACATCGAGGCCATCTCGCAGATCGCGCACAAGAAGGGCACCGAGGTTGTTGTCGATAACACCTTCATGTCGCCGTATTTTCAGAAGCCGATTGCCCTCGGCGCCGACATGGTGCTGCACTCCACGACGAAATTCCTCAATGGCCATAGCGACGGACTTGGCGGTGTGCTGGTCTGCACGACGAAAGAGCAGTCCGAGAAGCTGGCGTTCATTCAAAAATCAGTCGGTGCGATCATGTCGCCGTTTGAAAGTTGGCTGATTCTGCGCGGCGTGAAGACTCTTGCCGTCCGCATGAAACAGCATGACGAGAGCGGGCGGGTCGTCGCCGATTTCCTCGCGAAGCAGAAGAAGATCAAGAAAGTGTTCTATCCGGGATTGCCAGACCATCCGCAGCACGAGCTCGCGAAGCAGCAGATGACGGGCTTCGGCGCGCTCATCACATTCGAAACCGGATCGCTCAACAACGCGAAGAAGCTTTTGAAACGAGTGAAAGTTTGCACGTTGGGTGAATCGCTTGGTGGAGTGGAGACGTTGATCTCGCATCCGGCGACAATGACGCATGCTGCGCTGGGCGAAAAGGGAAGAGCGGCCATCGGACTGACCGATGGCATGGTGCGCATCTCGGTCGGCATTGAGGACGTGGAAGACCTCATCACTGACCTGGAGCAGGCAATTTCAGTTCTCTAG
- the cysK gene encoding cysteine synthase A: MSTLRVAEDISELVGQTPMLHLRKMVPPEIADIYVKLEFLNPGGSIKDRAALGMILRAEKEGVLKPGATILEATAGNTGVGLALIGVSRGYKVVLAVPQKFSKEKVMLMEALGAQVYRTPDAEGMEGAIRLVKKFLTEIPNSWLAGQFENQANPDFHYETTGRELWEQMGGKIDAIALGAGTAGTFTGVARYLKERSPQTLCVLVESQASVYGGGKSGPHAVEGIGASFIPATFDRSVCDEVIAVKDVDAFRTIKDLAAKEGVLAGSSSGAAVFASLELAKRLGPGKRVVTIIPDSAERYLSKDPYHFNE; the protein is encoded by the coding sequence ATGTCCACTCTCCGCGTCGCCGAAGATATTTCTGAACTCGTTGGCCAGACCCCGATGCTTCACCTGCGCAAGATGGTGCCGCCGGAGATCGCCGACATCTACGTAAAACTCGAGTTTCTTAACCCGGGCGGAAGCATTAAAGACCGCGCTGCCCTGGGCATGATCCTGCGCGCGGAAAAGGAAGGCGTGCTCAAGCCGGGCGCGACGATTCTCGAGGCGACAGCGGGTAACACCGGCGTCGGCTTGGCGCTGATCGGCGTAAGCCGCGGATACAAGGTCGTCCTCGCCGTCCCGCAGAAATTCAGCAAAGAGAAAGTCATGCTGATGGAGGCTCTTGGTGCTCAGGTGTATCGGACGCCGGACGCCGAAGGCATGGAAGGCGCAATCCGGCTCGTCAAGAAATTCCTGACCGAGATTCCGAACTCGTGGCTAGCAGGGCAGTTCGAGAACCAGGCGAATCCTGATTTCCACTATGAGACGACCGGACGCGAGTTATGGGAACAGATGGGCGGCAAGATTGATGCCATCGCACTCGGTGCAGGCACGGCAGGGACGTTCACGGGAGTGGCGCGCTACTTGAAGGAGCGGTCGCCGCAGACGCTGTGCGTGCTGGTGGAGTCGCAGGCGTCGGTGTACGGCGGCGGCAAGAGCGGGCCGCACGCCGTAGAAGGTATCGGCGCGAGCTTCATTCCCGCAACCTTCGATCGCAGCGTTTGCGATGAAGTGATCGCCGTGAAAGACGTGGATGCGTTCCGGACAATCAAAGATCTGGCGGCCAAAGAAGGCGTACTGGCGGGGTCGAGCTCGGGAGCGGCAGTGTTTGCGAGTTTAGAGTTGGCAAAACGCCTGGGGCCGGGGAAGCGGGTCGTCACGATTATTCCGGACTCGGCTGAGCGGTACCTGTCTAAGGATCCGTATCACTTCAACGAATAA